GCCGATGAAGGAGACCCTGGAGCTTTCATGGATAGAGCCGTCCTGGAGGGTGATCCTCACACGATAGTGGAAGCAATGACTATAGCTGCTTATACAGTCGGTGCACAGAAAGGTTTCGTTTATGTTCGTGCCGAGTATCCCCTGGCGATTGAGAGACTGTCTTTCGCGATGGAAAAAGCCAGAGAGTACGGTTTCCTCGGTGACAAAATACTGGGTACAGATTTCTCTTTCGACCTCGAAATAAGGATTGGCGCAGGAGCCTTCGTCTGTGGTGAGGAGACCGCGCTTATCAATTCGATTGAGGGCAAAAGGGGAATTCCCAGGGTGAAGCCGCCCTTCCCCGCTAACAAGGGTCTGTGGGGTAAGCCGACCCTCCTGAACAACGTAGAGACTTATGCCAACATTCCTCCGATAATTATAAACGGTGGCGAATGGTTCAGCCAGTACGGCGTGGAAGGATCAAAAGGCACAAAAGTCTTCGCTTTGGCCGGAAACGTGAAAAACACCGGCCTTGTAGAAGTACCCATGGGAATTACCGTGAGAAAGCTCATCTATGATATAGGCGGAGGAATTCCCCGAGGAAAGAGACTTAAGGCTGTTCAAACCGGTGGGCCTAGTGGTGGGTGTATCCCGCTGGAACATCTGGACACCCCGATTACCTACGATAACCTTAAAAAGCTCGGAACAATAGTTGGTTCTGGCGGAATGATCGTCATGGACGAAGACAGCTGTATGGTTGACGTGGCCAAATACTTTCTTGAATTCACCGTTGAAGAGTCGTGTGGACAGTGCACACCCTGCCGTGACGGCACCAGGAGAATGCTCGAGATCCTCGAGAGAATTACCGAAGGCGAAGGAACCATGGAAGATCTCGAGCTTCTCAAAGAACTGGGTGAAAATATAATGGCGACATC
This portion of the Mesotoga infera genome encodes:
- the nuoF gene encoding NADH-quinone oxidoreductase subunit NuoF, with the protein product MPAVENTVLICAGGACISAGEKSVKEVFEDTLKKYSLETVVRVVETGCMGACDLGPILVIYPEGVFYQKVNAENAAQIVEEHILKGRVVEKLLYKGDTGELKTKPQEELPFFTEQVKIATRNLGVIDPLSIDEYIARDGYFALHKVLFEMGPDKVIETLKKSELKGRGGAGFPTWMKWDFAKKAQGNPKYIICNADEGDPGAFMDRAVLEGDPHTIVEAMTIAAYTVGAQKGFVYVRAEYPLAIERLSFAMEKAREYGFLGDKILGTDFSFDLEIRIGAGAFVCGEETALINSIEGKRGIPRVKPPFPANKGLWGKPTLLNNVETYANIPPIIINGGEWFSQYGVEGSKGTKVFALAGNVKNTGLVEVPMGITVRKLIYDIGGGIPRGKRLKAVQTGGPSGGCIPLEHLDTPITYDNLKKLGTIVGSGGMIVMDEDSCMVDVAKYFLEFTVEESCGQCTPCRDGTRRMLEILERITEGEGTMEDLELLKELGENIMATSLCGLGQTAPQPVLSTMRYFWHEYEAHVLEKKCPAKRCKPLMRVVIDKDKCVGCTACARVCPVNAISGAVRKPHEIDPEICTRCGSCLAVCRFNAISKVSP